From the Streptomyces sp. SN-593 genome, the window CCAGCGGGACGTGTCGGCGGAGATCTTCGCGGACCTGGCCACCGACCACCCCATGCACCGGCTGCTCCAGGGCGAGGTGGGCTCCGGCAAGACCCTGGTGGCGCTGCGCGCGATGCTCGGCGTGGTGGACACCGGTGGCCAGGCCGCCATGCTCGCGCCGACCGAGGTGCTCGCCCAGCAGCACCACCGCTCGATCACCGAGATGATGGGCGACCTCGCCGAGTCCGGCATGCTCGGCGGCTCCGAGCTGGGCACCAAGGTGGTGCTGCTGACCGGGTCGATGGGCGCGGCGGGCCGCCGGCAGGCGCTGCTGGACCTGGTCAGCGGGGACGCGGGCATCGTGATCGGCACCCACGCCCTGATCGAGGACAAGGTGCGGTTCCGCGACCTGGGCCTGGTGGTCGTGGACGAGCAGCACCGCTTCGGCGTGGAGCAGCGCGACGCGCTGCGCGCCAAGGCCGAGCAGCCGCCGCACCTGCTGGTGATGACGGCCACCCCGATCCCGCGCACGGTCGCGATGACGGTCTTCGGCGACCTGGAGACCTCGGTGCTCGACCAGTTGCCGGCCGGGCGCTCCCCGATCGCCACCCACGTGGTGCCGGCGGCCGAGAAGCCGCACTTCCTGGCCCGGGCCTGGGAGCGGGTCCGCGAGGAGGTCGAGGCCGGCCACCAGGCGTACGTGGTCTGCCCGCGTATCGGCGACGAGGAGGACGCGAAGGCGGCGGGCGGCTCCGCCGGCGGGAAGGACGGGAAGGGCGGAAAGGGCGGCGGCGCGGCCGCGGAGGGTGCCCCCGACGACGCCGAGCGCCGCCCGCCGCTGGCCGTGCTCGACATCGCCGACCAGCTCGCCAAGGGTCCGCTGGGCGGCCTGCGGGTCGAGGCGCTGCACGGCCGGATGGCCCCCGACGCCAAGGACGACGTGATGCGCCGGTTCGCCGCCGGCGACCTCGACGTGCTGGTCGCCACCACCGTCATCGAGGTGGGGGTGAACGTGCCGAACGCCACCGCGATGGTGATCATGGACGCCGACCGGTTCGGCGTCTCCCAGCTCCACCAGTTGCGCGGCCGGGTCGGCCGCGGCAGCGCCGCCGGCCTGTGCCTGCTGGTCTCCGAGGCCCACGAGGCGAGCCCGGCGCGGACCCGGCTCGACGCCGTCGCCCGCACCCTCGACGGCTTCGAGCTGTCCCGGATCGACCTCGAGCAGCGCCGGGAGGGCGACGTGCTCGGCCAGGCGCAGTCCGGCAGCCGCTCCAGCCTGCGCGTGCTGGCCGTCATCGAGGACGAGGAGGTGATCGCGGCCGCCCGCGACGAGGCCACCGCGCTGGTCGCCGCCGACCCTGAACTCGCCGCCCACCCGGATCTGCGCAGCGCGCTGGAGAGCCTGCTCGACGCCGACCGCGAGGAGTACCTGGACAAGGGCTGAGGCCCTACGCGTTCAACTGCGCCCGCCCGCCCCGCCGTACGGCCGCCCGCCGCGGTCCGCCGCGCGGTGTCCGCAGGTCCCGGGGCCGGTGCCCGCGCCGTACCGGCCGCGGCCGCGGGGCGTACCCGGCCGCGCGGCGGGTAGGGTCGGGCCGTGATCAAGTCATGACCCGCGTGATCGCCGGAGCGGCGGGCGGCCGGCGGCTGGCCGTCCCCCCGGGCAACGGCACCCGCCCCACCTCGGACCGGGCCAAGGAGGCGCTCTTCTCCACCTGGGAGTCGCTGCTCGGCACCCTGGAGGGCGCCAGGGTGCTCGACCTGTACGCGGGGTCGGGCGCCGTGGGCCTGGAGGCGCTGTCCCGGGGCGCCGCGCACGTCCTGCTGGTCGAGGCGGACCCGCGCGCCGCCGCGGTGGTCCGGGAGAACGCCGCCGCACTGGGACTGCCCGGCGCCGAGGTGCGCCCGGCCCGCGCGGAGAAGGCGGTGGCCGGCCCGCCGCCGGGCCGGCCGTACGACACCGTCTTCCTCGACCCGCCCTACGACGTGCCGGACGCCGACCTCCGGGAGATCCTGCTCACACTCGCCGCCAACGGCTGGTTGACCGCGGACGCACTGGTCACCGTGGAACGCAGGACGCGCGGCGGTGCCTTCGAGTGGCCCGACGGCTTCGCCGGGCTGCGCTCGCGCAGGTACGGAGAGGCGACTCTTTGGTACGGTCGCGCCGCCGAAGTTACCGGCGAGTCGTGAACCCGACATGAGCCGCAGCCCCAGCACCACCGCCACGGAGAGCGAGGAGCCACACTTGCGCCGCGCAGTCTGTCCGGGGTCCTTCGACCCCATCACCAACGGACACCTCGACATCATCGCCCGCGCGTCCCGGCTGTACGACACCGTCCACGTCGCCGTGATGATCAACAAGTCCAAGCAGGGCCTGTTCGACGTCGACCAGCGGATCGCGCTGATCGAGGAGGTCACCGCAGAGCTCGGCAACGTCCGGGTGGAGGCATTCCACGGCCTGCTCGTCGACTTCTGCAAGCAGCGCGAGATCCCGGCCATCGTGAAGGGGCTGCGGGCGGTCAGCGACTTCGACTACGAGTTGCAGATGGCCCAGATGAACATCGGCCTGTCCGGGGTGGAGACGCTCTTCGTGCCCACCAACCCCGCCTACAGCTTCCTGTCCTCCAGCCTCGTCAAGGAAGTCGCCCAATGGGGCGGGGACATCTCCCACTTGGTGCCTCCGCCGGTTCTGCAAGCGCTCAACGCCCGGCTCCGGCAGCAGTAGGCTTGGCCGCTGTGGACGTCCAGAAGAAGCTCGATGAGATCACGGCGACCGTCACCGGCGCCCGGTCGATGCCGATGTCGGCCTCCTGCGTGGTGAACCGGGCCGAGCTGCTCGCGCTGCTCGACGAGGTCGCCGCGGCGCTCCCCGACTCCCTGGCCCAGGCCCAGGAACTCCTGGGCGACCGCGAGCAGATGGTCGAGCAGGCCCGGGCCGAGGCGCAGCGGATCATCGAGTCGGCGCACGCCGAGCGCGGCTCCATGGTCTCGGACACCCAGATCGCCCGGCAGTCCCAGGACGAGGCCGAGCGCATCCTCGCCGAGGCCCGGCGCGAGGCCGACGAGATCCGTGCCGAGGCGGACGACTACGTCGACAGCAAGCTCGCCAACTTCGAGGTGGTCCTCACCAAGACCATCGGCTCGGTGGACCGCGGCCGGGAGAAGCTGCTCGGCCGCGACCCGTACGCCGAGGACGGCCCGGGCGGCACCGGCGCGGCCGAGGACGACCCGGAGGCCCCCGAGCGCAGCTCGGACCCGGAGACGCTGCGCCGCCGCGCCGACGAGTACGTCGACACCAAGATGCGGGCCTTCGAGGCGGTGCTCAGCAAGACCCTCGAAGCGGTCGGCCGCGGCCGGCTCAAGCTCACCGGGCACAACCCGATCGACGACCTGGCCGCGCAGATGGCCGCCGCCGACGCGGCCGAGGGCGGTCCCGAGGTCCACCGGCAGTCCGACGACGAGTTCATGGCCGGCCTCGCCGCGCCGCCCGCCGCCGGCCAGGCCGACCTGTCGCAGTACGGCTACACCCCGGCCGCCGCGGCGCAGGCCGCCCCGCCGCAGCCGCCCGAGCCCGGCTACGAGCCGGAACAGCCGGGTTACGGCACCGATCCCGGCTACGGCTACCCGCAGCAGGACGTCTACGCGCAGGCGACCCCGCAGGGCGGTTACCCGCAGATGCCCCCGGTCCCGCCCCAGCAGGAGTACGCGCAGGCCGGCTACGACCCGTACGGCGGCCAGCAGCAGGGGTACGACTACCAGCTCGGGGCGGGTGGCGACCCGGCCGGCGGCTACGACCAGCAGTACGCCCAGCAGCCCCAGCTCCCGTACCAGCAGCAGGGCCAGGACTACGGGCAGCAGCAGCCGGGGCACCAGCCCGCCGCGCTCGACGAGACCAGCTTCTTCGACACCGGCATGATCGACCTCAACCGGCTCCGGGAGCTGGAACAGGGGTTGTGAGGCGGCCGCCGGGCCGGGCCCGGGCCGCCGCCGGCCGCTCTGTTTGGGTCCGGGCGAAGTGTCCAGTATCCTGTTGGCTCCAGCCGTGTCACGCACCGGCGCTTCGGCCTGCCCGTCCACAAGGGTCCCGCACAGGGCCCGCGCGGACGCGGTCGTGACGTTGCAGGCCGTACCGATGAAAGCAGGAAGCCCTGAACACCCGCCTCGACCACCGCAACCCCCTCGTGTTCGACACACACGAGCTGGGTCGGCGTCCTGGTGCGATGAAGAAGGTCTCCCGCACGGTCTCCGCGCCCAAGGACCTCGGCATCGCCGACGTCATCGGGGTGCCGGAGGGCGCCGACGTCGAGCTGGACATCCGCCTGGAGTCGGTCATGGAAGGCGTGCTGGTCACCGGCGCCGCCCATGCGCCGGTGACGGGCGAGTGCATCAGGTGCCTGGAGCCGCTCGAGCGCGAGCTGGACGCGGAGTTCCAGGAGATGTTCTCCTACCCCGACGCCGACACCCGGACCGCCCGCAGGGACGAAGCCGGTGACGACGCCGCGGCCTCCGAGGAGGACGACGTGCTGTACCTCGAGGACGACCTGTTCGACCTCGAACCCGTGCTGCGGGACGCGGTGGTGCTCGCACTGCCCATGCAGCCGGTGTGCCGGGAGGACTGCCCGGGCCTGTGCTCCCAGTGCGGGGCACGGCTCGCGGACGACCCCGACCACCACCACGAGGCGACCGACATCCGTTGGGCCGCCTTGCAGGACTTCCAGCAGAACGGCACCGGAGACGGTGCCGACGAGAACCAGGAGAAGTAGCCGTGGCTGTTCCGAAGCGGAAGATGTCGCGCAGCAACACGCGCCACCGCCGTTCGCAGTGGAAGGCTGCGCCCGTGAGCCTGGTGGCATGCGAGCGCTGCCACGAGCCGAAGCTCCAGCACATCGCGTGCCCGAGCTGCGGCACCTACAACCGCCGTCAGGTCCTCGAGGTCTGATCGGCGGGTGACAGGCTCAGTGTCCTCAACGTCCTCCACGCCCGACGCCCCGGCGTCGAAGAAGGCCGCCGCGGACAAAGCCTCGTCCCACACGCTTCTGGAAGGGCGGCTCGGGTACCACCTCGAGCCCGCCCTTCTGGTGCGTGCGCTCACCCACCGCTCGTACGCGTACGAGAACGGCGGGCTGCCCACCAACGAGCGGCTGGAGTTCCTCGGGGACTCCGTGCTCGGCCTGGTGGTCACCGACACCCTCTACCGCACCCACCCCGATCTGCCCGAGGGCCAGCTGGCCAAGCTCAGGGCAGCGGTGGTCAACTCGCGGGCCCTCGCCGGGGTCAGTCGCGGGCTCGACCTGGGGGCGTTCATCCGGCTCGGCCGCGGTGAAGAGGGAACCGGTGGGCGGGACAAGGCCTCCATCCTGGCGGACACCCTCGAAGCGGTCATCGGCGCGGTCTATCTCGACCAGGGCCTCGACGCGGCTTCGGCCCTCGTCCACCGGCTCTTCGATCCGCTGATCGAGGAGTCCTCCAACCTCGGCGCCGGCCTGGACTGGAAGACCTCGCTCCAGGAACTCACCGCCGCCGAAGGACTCGGCGTCCCCGAGTACGCCGTCTCCGAGTCCGGCCCCGACCACGAGAAGACCTTCACGGCTGCCGCCCGCGTCGGTGGTGTCGAGTACGGCACCGGCACCGGCCGCAGCAAGAAGGAGGCGGAGCAGCAGGCCGCGGAAGCGGCCTGGCGCTCCATCCGAGAAGCGTCCACCTCACAGCCGGCAGGCTGACCCACCTCCCCGGAACGCCGGGCGGGCCGACCTCCACGTGTCGGCCCGCCCGGCGTTCGCGGACCGGGGCGGGCGGAGAAGGAACCCACGTTGCCAGAACTCCCGGAGGTCGAGGTCGTCCGCCGCGGCCTCGCCAAGTGGGCGGCCGGCCGCACGGTCGCGGCCGCCGCCGTCCTGCACCCCCGCGCGGTGCGCCGCCACCCGGCGGGCGCCGACGACTTCACGCACCGCCTCGCCGGTGCGACGCTCGCCGCCCCGCACCGGCGCGGCAAGTACCTGTGGCTGCCGATCGGCGCGGACACCGCGATGGTGGCCCACCTCGGCATGAGCGGCCAGTTCCTGATCCGCCCGCAGGACGCGCCCGCCGAGAAGCACCTCCGGGTCCGCTTCGTCTTCGACGACACCGAGGGCACCGACCTGCGCTTCGTGGACCAGCGGACGTTCGGCGGGCTCTCCCTGCACGACGCCGTCCCGGGCGACCCGGACCGGCTGCCGCAGCCGCTCGCGCACATCGCCCGCGACCCGATCGACCCGGCCTTCGACGACGACGCCTTCCACGCGGCGCTGCGCCGCAAGAGGACCACGATCAAGCGGGCACTGCTCGACCAGACGCTGATCAGCGGCGTCGGCAACATCTACGCCGACGAGGCGCTGTGGCGCACCCGGCTGCACTACGACCGGCCGACCACCGCGCTGACCCGGCCGCGCACCGCGGAACTCCTCACCCACATCCGTGAGGTGATGGGCGACGCGCTGGCCGCCGGCGGCACCAGCTTCGACAGCATGTACGTCAACGTGAACGGCGAGTCGGGGTACTTCGACCGCTCGCTGGACGCCTACGGCCGCGAGGACGAGCCGTGCCGCCGCTGCGGCACCCCGATCCGGCGCCGGGCGTGGATGAACCGGTCCAGCTACTTCTGCCCGCGCTGCCAGCCGGTGCCGCGCGCCTGACCGCGTCCGCGTCCGCGGGCGCCGGCCTCAGGGCCGGGGACGCCGGCGTCGCCCCCGTGCGCGCGCCCCCTGCGCCGCCGTCGCGTCAGCGGGCCCGGTCGTACCGGCCGCGGGCGGCCAGTACCTCGGGCATCCGTCCCTCGACCAGCCGGATCAGGTCGAGCAGCCGGTCCGCGGTCTCCCGCCCGAGCGGGCTGAGCCGGTACTCGACGTGCGGCGGGGTGACCGGCTGCGCCTCGCGGATCACCAGCCCGTCGCGCTCCAGCGCCTGGAGGGTCTGGGAGAGCATCTTCTCGCTCACGCCGTCCACCCGGCGCCGCAGCGCGTTGAACCGCAGGGTGTCCTCGGCGAGCGCGGACAGCGTCAGGATGCCCCAGCGGCCGGTGACGTGCTCCAGCGTGAGGCGGGAGGGGCAGTCGCGCGAGAACACGTCGAACGCGTCCCCCGGCTCACCCGCCGCCACCTGCTCCGTCACCCGGCCCATCCCCCCACCCTATCGCCGCCCCCTCGCGGGGCGGCCGGGTCAGTAGCCGAAGTCCTGGGTCCACCAGGGGCCGCCGGTGCCGAAGTGGGCGCCGACGCCGAGGGTCTTGTAGTCGCAGTTGAGGATGTTCGCGCGGTGGCCGGGACTGTTCATCCACGCGGTCATCACCGCCTGGGCGTCGGCCTGGCCCATGGCGATGTTCTCGCCGCCGAGGTTGCTGATGCCGAGCTTCGCCGCGCGGGCCCAGGGGTCGTTTCCGTCCGGGTCGGTGTGGCTGAAGAAGCCGCGGGCGGCCATGTCGTCGCTGAAG encodes:
- the mutM gene encoding bifunctional DNA-formamidopyrimidine glycosylase/DNA-(apurinic or apyrimidinic site) lyase, encoding MPELPEVEVVRRGLAKWAAGRTVAAAAVLHPRAVRRHPAGADDFTHRLAGATLAAPHRRGKYLWLPIGADTAMVAHLGMSGQFLIRPQDAPAEKHLRVRFVFDDTEGTDLRFVDQRTFGGLSLHDAVPGDPDRLPQPLAHIARDPIDPAFDDDAFHAALRRKRTTIKRALLDQTLISGVGNIYADEALWRTRLHYDRPTTALTRPRTAELLTHIREVMGDALAAGGTSFDSMYVNVNGESGYFDRSLDAYGREDEPCRRCGTPIRRRAWMNRSSYFCPRCQPVPRA
- the recG gene encoding ATP-dependent DNA helicase RecG; its protein translation is MTGNPLDDPLRKLVGDRTAKVLADHLGLHTTGDLLHHYPRRYAERGELTRLADLPVDEYVTVVAQIAKADKRTYGRGSGVRLEVVVTDGSGSLTLVFFSKAAHAHAHRLLPGRRGMFSGKVSVFNRTRQLAHPDYQLLDADADDGPEAKDAVDAFANRLIPLYPAVKQITSWRIAQAVDTAIDSLGAIGWAGVGEPLPAELRTGRDLVALPEALVKVHRPGSKRDIEVARQRLKWDEAFVLQVALARRRADESALPAVPRVPGGDGLLAEFDRRLPFTLTDGQRDVSAEIFADLATDHPMHRLLQGEVGSGKTLVALRAMLGVVDTGGQAAMLAPTEVLAQQHHRSITEMMGDLAESGMLGGSELGTKVVLLTGSMGAAGRRQALLDLVSGDAGIVIGTHALIEDKVRFRDLGLVVVDEQHRFGVEQRDALRAKAEQPPHLLVMTATPIPRTVAMTVFGDLETSVLDQLPAGRSPIATHVVPAAEKPHFLARAWERVREEVEAGHQAYVVCPRIGDEEDAKAAGGSAGGKDGKGGKGGGAAAEGAPDDAERRPPLAVLDIADQLAKGPLGGLRVEALHGRMAPDAKDDVMRRFAAGDLDVLVATTVIEVGVNVPNATAMVIMDADRFGVSQLHQLRGRVGRGSAAGLCLLVSEAHEASPARTRLDAVARTLDGFELSRIDLEQRREGDVLGQAQSGSRSSLRVLAVIEDEEVIAAARDEATALVAADPELAAHPDLRSALESLLDADREEYLDKG
- the rsmD gene encoding 16S rRNA (guanine(966)-N(2))-methyltransferase RsmD, translated to MTRVIAGAAGGRRLAVPPGNGTRPTSDRAKEALFSTWESLLGTLEGARVLDLYAGSGAVGLEALSRGAAHVLLVEADPRAAAVVRENAAALGLPGAEVRPARAEKAVAGPPPGRPYDTVFLDPPYDVPDADLREILLTLAANGWLTADALVTVERRTRGGAFEWPDGFAGLRSRRYGEATLWYGRAAEVTGES
- a CDS encoding winged helix-turn-helix transcriptional regulator, whose translation is MGRVTEQVAAGEPGDAFDVFSRDCPSRLTLEHVTGRWGILTLSALAEDTLRFNALRRRVDGVSEKMLSQTLQALERDGLVIREAQPVTPPHVEYRLSPLGRETADRLLDLIRLVEGRMPEVLAARGRYDRAR
- a CDS encoding ATP synthase F0 subunit B → MDVQKKLDEITATVTGARSMPMSASCVVNRAELLALLDEVAAALPDSLAQAQELLGDREQMVEQARAEAQRIIESAHAERGSMVSDTQIARQSQDEAERILAEARREADEIRAEADDYVDSKLANFEVVLTKTIGSVDRGREKLLGRDPYAEDGPGGTGAAEDDPEAPERSSDPETLRRRADEYVDTKMRAFEAVLSKTLEAVGRGRLKLTGHNPIDDLAAQMAAADAAEGGPEVHRQSDDEFMAGLAAPPAAGQADLSQYGYTPAAAAQAAPPQPPEPGYEPEQPGYGTDPGYGYPQQDVYAQATPQGGYPQMPPVPPQQEYAQAGYDPYGGQQQGYDYQLGAGGDPAGGYDQQYAQQPQLPYQQQGQDYGQQQPGHQPAALDETSFFDTGMIDLNRLRELEQGL
- the rpmF gene encoding 50S ribosomal protein L32, which translates into the protein MAVPKRKMSRSNTRHRRSQWKAAPVSLVACERCHEPKLQHIACPSCGTYNRRQVLEV
- the coaD gene encoding pantetheine-phosphate adenylyltransferase is translated as MRRAVCPGSFDPITNGHLDIIARASRLYDTVHVAVMINKSKQGLFDVDQRIALIEEVTAELGNVRVEAFHGLLVDFCKQREIPAIVKGLRAVSDFDYELQMAQMNIGLSGVETLFVPTNPAYSFLSSSLVKEVAQWGGDISHLVPPPVLQALNARLRQQ
- a CDS encoding YceD family protein, with amino-acid sequence MNTRLDHRNPLVFDTHELGRRPGAMKKVSRTVSAPKDLGIADVIGVPEGADVELDIRLESVMEGVLVTGAAHAPVTGECIRCLEPLERELDAEFQEMFSYPDADTRTARRDEAGDDAAASEEDDVLYLEDDLFDLEPVLRDAVVLALPMQPVCREDCPGLCSQCGARLADDPDHHHEATDIRWAALQDFQQNGTGDGADENQEK
- the rnc gene encoding ribonuclease III, producing MSSTSSTPDAPASKKAAADKASSHTLLEGRLGYHLEPALLVRALTHRSYAYENGGLPTNERLEFLGDSVLGLVVTDTLYRTHPDLPEGQLAKLRAAVVNSRALAGVSRGLDLGAFIRLGRGEEGTGGRDKASILADTLEAVIGAVYLDQGLDAASALVHRLFDPLIEESSNLGAGLDWKTSLQELTAAEGLGVPEYAVSESGPDHEKTFTAAARVGGVEYGTGTGRSKKEAEQQAAEAAWRSIREASTSQPAG